In Mycobacterium stomatepiae, the following are encoded in one genomic region:
- a CDS encoding SDR family oxidoreductase has translation MKAIDPDKLDVCLQVLADIESLPPEHPDAVTVRRATAGIFKSVKKARRNAKRDEIAAADRAVVAATATGAPGRIDDETQGLPLVSTTVGASAGTLRRSRACDICKNHYTVVDAFYHQLCPGCAALNRAKRDARTDLTGRRALLTGGRAKIGMYIALRLLRDGADTTITTRFPNDAVRRFATMPDSGDWLHRLHVVGIDLRDPAKVVALADTVAGQGPLDILINNAAQTVRRAPGSYAALVESECTPAPALVDVITFDRVSDAHPAALAGSLAEHQTPHAVTELALAARSASPDRIAAGTAIDAGGLLPDTASINSWTQRVHEVDPMELLEVQLCNQTAPFILVSRLRPAMAASPARRKYVVNVSAMEGQFSRKYKGPGHPHTNMAKAALNMLTRTSAGEMLAQDGILMTAVDTGWITDERPHPTKLRLAEEGFHAPLDLVDGAARVYDPIVRGEAGEDLRGCFLKDYSPSNW, from the coding sequence GTGAAAGCGATCGACCCGGACAAGCTCGACGTATGCCTGCAGGTGCTGGCGGATATCGAGTCGTTGCCACCCGAACATCCCGATGCCGTCACGGTGCGTCGGGCCACGGCGGGCATCTTCAAATCAGTCAAGAAGGCCCGTCGCAACGCCAAGCGCGATGAAATCGCGGCCGCTGACCGCGCCGTTGTCGCCGCTACCGCGACCGGCGCGCCTGGGCGCATCGACGACGAGACGCAGGGCCTGCCGCTGGTGTCCACCACGGTTGGGGCTTCCGCAGGCACGCTGCGCCGGTCACGCGCCTGCGATATCTGCAAGAACCATTACACGGTCGTCGACGCCTTCTACCACCAGCTCTGCCCGGGGTGCGCCGCGCTGAACCGCGCCAAGCGCGACGCGCGCACCGACCTCACGGGCAGACGCGCCCTGCTCACCGGTGGGCGCGCCAAGATCGGCATGTACATCGCGCTGCGGCTGCTGCGCGACGGCGCCGACACGACCATCACCACCCGATTTCCGAACGACGCCGTGCGCCGCTTCGCCACGATGCCCGACAGCGGCGACTGGCTGCATCGCCTACACGTCGTGGGCATTGACCTGCGCGACCCGGCAAAGGTGGTCGCGCTGGCGGACACCGTGGCCGGGCAAGGCCCGCTGGACATCCTGATCAACAACGCCGCCCAAACCGTCCGCCGAGCGCCCGGCTCCTACGCGGCGCTCGTGGAGTCGGAGTGCACTCCGGCGCCGGCACTCGTCGATGTGATCACGTTCGACCGCGTCAGCGACGCCCATCCCGCGGCACTCGCCGGAAGCCTCGCTGAGCACCAAACTCCGCACGCTGTAACGGAATTAGCCCTCGCGGCTCGAAGCGCATCGCCGGACCGGATCGCCGCGGGCACCGCAATCGATGCCGGTGGCCTCCTGCCCGATACCGCGTCCATCAACAGTTGGACGCAACGCGTACACGAGGTGGACCCGATGGAACTGCTTGAGGTTCAGCTGTGCAACCAGACCGCGCCGTTCATTCTGGTGAGCCGGCTGCGCCCGGCGATGGCCGCATCACCTGCTCGCCGCAAATACGTCGTGAACGTGTCCGCCATGGAGGGGCAGTTCAGTCGCAAATACAAGGGCCCGGGGCATCCGCACACCAACATGGCGAAGGCTGCGCTGAACATGCTCACCCGCACCAGCGCCGGCGAAATGCTAGCGCAGGACGGCATTCTGATGACCGCCGTCGATACCGGTTGGATCACCGACGAGCGTCCGCACCCAACGAAGCTCAGGCTGGCCGAGGAGGGTTTCCACGCCCCGCTCGACCTCGTCGATGGCGCCGCTCGCGTGTACGACCCCATCGTGCGCGGGGAGGCCGGCGAAGATCTGCGCGGCTGCTTTCTCAAGGATTACTCGCCGAGCAATTGGTAG
- a CDS encoding limonene-1,2-epoxide hydrolase family protein, with protein MPVKTASDTTSDQHELRALEFFAAWGESFDAMCTPFNVLASEGVWDQRPIPKLTGPRQAMRFLRIAHRVLGLATIDVEILSIASNDDVVHTARIDRLRRADGTLIAAAPVAGVLTFDAGKITHWREYFDATGFLAQTVATSLTHPIRRLGGSLRP; from the coding sequence ATGCCCGTCAAGACTGCGTCCGACACGACATCCGATCAGCACGAGCTGCGGGCCCTCGAGTTCTTCGCCGCATGGGGCGAGTCGTTCGATGCGATGTGCACGCCCTTCAATGTGCTTGCCAGCGAAGGCGTTTGGGATCAACGTCCCATCCCAAAGCTCACCGGCCCGCGTCAAGCAATGCGCTTTCTCCGCATCGCACATCGGGTCTTGGGGCTTGCGACGATCGATGTCGAAATCCTCAGCATCGCCAGCAACGACGACGTCGTGCATACCGCGCGCATTGACCGCCTGCGACGAGCCGATGGAACGCTGATCGCCGCCGCACCCGTCGCCGGAGTGCTGACCTTCGATGCCGGGAAGATCACGCATTGGCGCGAATATTTCGATGCCACAGGATTCCTCGCACAAACCGTCGCGACCAGTCTGACCCACCCGATCCGTCGGCTGGGCGGCTCTCTCCGCCCCTGA
- a CDS encoding IS30 family transposase: protein MTGQPQLLVVQRRYWDLIAAGWSSEDAGVAVGVSATCGSKWFRRFGGVNPRWSKPQGQRRPRLSADEREQIMIGTAHGESIRSMARRLGRAPSTIMREIAHNGVMRGHVGRYRARYRFRARRAGWDAKSGYSARIAQRRSEQRARRPKTGKLGRCEQLRAEVQALLVNKYSPEQIAGVLTATYPDRPEMQVSHETIYQALYVQGRGELRRELRTCLRTGRALRKPRRRACAGDGRGRIQGMVNISERPAEANDRAVPGHWEGDLIIGKDQASQIGTLVERSTGYVRLLHLPHTRSAEAVAEAMIAAVKDLPATLRRTVTWDQRHEMAHHARISIDTGIEVYFCDPHSPWQRGSNENTNGLLRQYFPKGTDLSVHDAEHLAYVADELNGRPRKRFNWDNPTNRLNKLLSTPTDTTVATKP, encoded by the coding sequence ATGACGGGTCAGCCTCAGTTGTTGGTGGTGCAGCGGCGGTATTGGGATTTGATCGCTGCGGGATGGTCCTCGGAGGATGCCGGGGTGGCGGTCGGCGTGTCGGCGACGTGCGGTAGCAAGTGGTTTCGCAGGTTTGGTGGTGTGAATCCACGATGGTCAAAGCCTCAAGGACAGCGACGGCCGCGGCTGTCGGCGGATGAGCGTGAACAGATCATGATCGGCACCGCGCACGGTGAGTCGATCCGTTCGATGGCGCGCCGGTTGGGCCGGGCGCCGTCGACGATCATGCGCGAGATTGCCCACAACGGTGTCATGCGAGGGCATGTGGGCCGTTATCGCGCCCGGTATCGGTTCAGGGCCCGCCGGGCCGGTTGGGACGCGAAGTCGGGCTACTCGGCGCGCATCGCTCAGCGGCGCAGCGAGCAACGGGCGCGTCGACCCAAGACCGGCAAGTTGGGCCGCTGTGAGCAATTGCGGGCCGAGGTGCAAGCGTTGTTGGTCAACAAGTACAGCCCCGAACAGATCGCCGGGGTATTGACCGCGACCTATCCTGACCGCCCGGAGATGCAGGTGTCCCACGAAACCATCTACCAGGCGCTTTACGTGCAAGGGCGCGGAGAACTGCGCCGGGAACTGAGGACATGCCTGCGCACCGGGCGCGCGTTGCGTAAACCGCGCCGACGGGCCTGCGCCGGTGACGGCCGCGGCCGTATCCAAGGCATGGTCAACATCAGTGAGCGGCCCGCCGAAGCTAACGACCGCGCCGTGCCAGGCCATTGGGAAGGAGACCTGATCATCGGCAAGGACCAGGCCTCTCAAATCGGCACGCTGGTTGAACGTTCCACCGGATATGTCCGACTGCTGCACCTACCCCATACCCGTAGCGCCGAGGCCGTCGCCGAGGCCATGATCGCCGCGGTCAAAGACCTGCCCGCCACCTTGCGCCGCACCGTGACCTGGGACCAACGCCACGAAATGGCCCACCACGCCCGCATCAGCATCGACACCGGCATCGAGGTTTACTTCTGCGATCCCCACTCACCCTGGCAGCGCGGTAGCAATGAGAACACCAACGGCCTACTACGGCAATACTTTCCAAAGGGCACCGACCTTTCGGTGCACGACGCCGAACACCTCGCCTACGTCGCCGACGAACTCAACGGACGACCCCGAAAACGCTTCAACTGGGACAACCCCACCAACCGCCTCAACAAGCTACTGTCCACCCCGACAGACACAACTGTTGCAACCAAACCTTGA